In the Pleuronectes platessa chromosome 8, fPlePla1.1, whole genome shotgun sequence genome, one interval contains:
- the atp11c gene encoding phospholipid-transporting ATPase IG isoform X1: MLRRRINRLLGRDERRADSRTINVGHRTGTSNEAIIPAKFCDNRIVSAKYTVWNFLPKNLFEQFRRIANFYFLIIFLVQVIVDTPTSPVTSGIPLFFVITVTAIKQGYEDWLRHKADNEVNKYPVTVLEDGLRIRKESEKIKVGDVVEVEEDETFPCDLILLQSCRDDDTCFVTTASLDGESNHKTHYTVPDIEKDLDSLNATIECEQPQPDLYKFVGRMHLYTNNQEPAVRSLGPENLLLKGATLKNTQRIFGVAVYTGMETKMALNYQGKSQKRSAVEKSINAFLLVYLCILVSKALVCTTLKYVWQGKPGQDEPWYNEKTQKEKDTNLYLKMFTDFLSFMVLFNFIIPVSMYVTVEMQKFLGSYFITWDQDFFDPEIEEGALVNTSDLNEELGQVEYVFTDKTGTLTQNNMEFIECCIDGFQYRYQDANSEVDGPCVTDGPLNKLQQKAGREREELFLRALCLCHTVQVKESTERSQDQVDGLTDGVDGLGVDGEGIHPPQEQIGLIASSPDEVALVKGAMRYGFTFLGLESKTMKIRNRNNDVEMYELLHVLNFDPVRRRMSVIVRAKSGDTILFCKGADSSIFPRVRQEEVENIRMHVERNAKEGYRTLCVAYKCLSAEEYNQADKGLKEARLALQDREERLMAVYNQLETGMSLIGATAVEDRLQEEAAETMEALQGAGMKVWVLTGDKMETAKSTCYACRLFQRNTELLELTVRTLDEGGRRREERLHDLLTEYHKKTVQDAPPAKAGVTRSWSSSNQDFGFIIDGATLSMVLNPSTESNAKLYKSLFLQICQNCTAVLCCRMAPLQKAQIVKMVKNSKGSPITLSIGDGANDVSMILEAHVGIGIKGKEGRQAVRNSDYAIPKLMHLKKLLLAHGHLYYVRIAHLVQYFFYKNLCFILPQFLYQFFCGYSQQPLYGAVYLTMYNICFTSMPILAYSLLEQHICIQDLLDNATLYRVIAKNAMLRWRPFLYWTLLGVFHGLLFFFGVRFLFSNPALQDNGQVFGNWSYGTIVFTVLVLTVTLKLALDTRHWTWINHFVIWGSLAFYVFFSFLWGGTIWPFLSQQRLYFVFANMLSSVSAWLVIILLVLLSLLPEILLVVFRKTHSPNTRQETERQSVYGSLSVVMSSVSLASPFQKKLVQSSVGGLQSPQSSARPLLMRTFSDESNTVI, from the exons atgctgcGGAGAAGAATCAACCGTCTG CTCGgcagggatgagagaagagcaGACAGTCGGACTATCAATGTTGGACATCGGACAGGCACCTCCAATGAGGCCATCATCCCAGCCAAGTTCTGTGATAACAGGATTGTGTCCGCAAAG TATACGGTTTGGAACTTTCTTCCGAAGAACCTGTTCGAGCAGTTCAGAAGAATTGCCAATTTCTACTTCCTTATCATCTTCCTGGTGCAG GTGATAGTTGACACTCCCACCAGCCCAGTCACCAGTGGCATACCCTTATTTTTTGTGATCACAGTAACGGCCATCAAGCAG GGCTATGAGGACTGGCTACGGCACAAGGCTGACAATGAGGTGAATAAGTACCCGGTGACAGTGCTAGAGGATGGCCTCAGGATACGGAAGGAGAGCGAGAAGATCAAG GTTGGAGATgttgtggaggtggaggaagatgaGACCTTTCCCTGTGATTTGATACTGCTGCAGTCGTGCCGCGATGATGACACATGTTTCGTTACCACAGCAAGTCTGGATGGAGAGTCCAACCATAAA ACACACTACACAGTGCCAGACATAGAGAAGGATCTGGATTCTCTCAACGCCACCATCGAGTGTGAACAGCCACAGCCCGACCTTTACAA ATTTGTTGGCCGAATGCACCTCTACACAAATAACCAGGAGCCTGCAGTGAG GTCTTTGGGCCCAGAAAACCTACTGCTGAAAGGAGCCACTTTAAAGAACACTCAGAGGATCTTTG GTGTTGCAGTTTACACTGGCATGGAGACGAAGATGGCTCTCAACTACCAGGGAAAGTCTCAGAAACGCTCTGCTGTGGAGAA GTCGATCAATGCGTTCCTTCTTGTTTACCTTTGCATATTGGTGAGCAAGGCCCTAGTGTGCACGACACTTAAGTATGTGTGGCAGGGCAAACCCGGACAAGATGAGCCTTGGTACAACGAGAAAACCCAGAAAGAGAAGGACACCAATTTA TACCTTAAGATGTTCACCGACTTCCTGTCCTTCATGGTGCTCTTCAACTTCATCATTCCAGTGTCCATGTACGTGACGGTTGAGATGCAAAAGTTTTTGGGATCCTATTTCATCACATGGGACCAGGACTTCTTTGACCCAGAAATCGAGGAAGGGGCCCTGGTCAACACTTCGGACCTCAACGAGGAGCTGGGCCAG GTGGAGTATGTCTTTACTGACAAGACAGGCACCCTCACTCAGAATAACATGGAGTTCATCGAGTGCTGCATCGACGGCTTCCAGTACAGATACCAAGATGCAAACTCAGAGGTGGACGGTCCCTGTGTCACAGATGGACCGTTGAACAAACTACAGCAGAAAGCTGGCAGG GAGAGGGAAGAGCTGTTTCTACGAGCCCTCTGCCTCTGCCACACAGTCCAGGTGAAGGAGTCGACAGAGCGGAGTCAAGACCAAGTGGACGGACTGACAGACGGGGTGGATGGCTTAGGGGTGGATGGTGAGGGGATTCATCCACCACAGGAGCAGATAGGCCTCATAGCCTCCTCACCTGATGAAGTTGCTCTGGTCAAGGGTGCCATGAG GTACGGCTTCACATTTCTTGGTCTTGAAAGTAAAACCATGAAAATTCGCAACAGGAACAACGATGTTGAAAT GTATGAGTTACTCCACGTGCTGAACTTTGACCCAGTGAGAAGGCGAATGAGTGTTATAGTCAGAGCCAAGTCAG GTGATACAATCCTCTTCTGTAAGGGAGCGGACTCGTCCATCTTCCCCCGTGTCAGACAGGAAGAGGTTGAAAACATCCGCATGCACGTGGAGCGTAATGCAAAG GAGGGCTACCGGACTCTGTGTGTGGCCTACAAATGTCTCAGTGCAGAGGAGTACAACCAGGCAGATAAAGGACTGAAGGAAGCTAGACTggctctgcaggacagagaagaGAGGCTCATGGCTGTTTACAACCAATTGGAGACTGGGATGAGTCTGATAGGAGCCACTGCTGTAGAGGATCG GCTTCaagaggaggctgcagagaCGATGGAGGCCCTGCAGGGGGCAGGCATGAAGGTGTGGGTCCTAACGGGGGACAAGATGGAGACAGCAAAGTCCACTTGTTATGCTTGTAGACTGTTCCAGAGAAATACAGAGCTGTTGGAACTAACAGTGCGCACTCTGGacgaaggaggaaggaggcgcGAGGAACGATTGCATGACCTTTTGACTGAatatcataaaaaaactgtgcaggaTGCCCCACCAGCTAAAGCAGGCGTCACCAG GAGCTGGTCTTCATCAAACCAGGACTTTGGTTTTATCATAGATGGAGCTACTCTGTCCATGGTACTCAACCCCTCCACTGAGTCCAACGCAAAACTGTACAAGAGCCTGTTCCTGCAGATCTGTCAGAACTGCACAGCTGTTCTCTGCTGTCGCATGGCTCCTCTACAAAAGGCACAG ATAGTTAAAATGGTGAAGAACTCAAAAGGCAGCCCAATCACTCTTTCCATTGGAGATGGTGCCAACGATGTCAGCATGATCTTGGAAGCTCATGTTGGCATTG GTATTAAAGGTAAAGAGGGCCGGCAGGCAGTGAGGAACAGCGATTATGCCATCCCCAAACTCATGCACCTCAAGAAACTTTTGTTGGCTCATGGGCATCTCTACTATGTTCGCATTGCACACCTGGTGCAGTATTTCTTTTACAAG AACCTTTGCTTCATCTTACCTCAGTTTTTGTACCAGTTCTTCTGCGGCTATTCCCAGCAA CCCCTGTATGGTGCGGTCTATCTGACGATGTACAACATCTGCTTCACCTCTATGCCCATCCTGGCTTACAGCCTCTTGGAGCAGCACATCTGCATTCAGGATCTGCTGGACAATGCTACCCTCTACAG agtgATTGCCAAGAATGCCATGTTACGTTGGAGGCCATTCCTCTACTGGACATTGCTGGGAGTCTTCCATGGTTTGCTTTTCTTCTTTGGTGTTCGCTTTCTGTTCAGTAACCCAGCTCTACAGGACAATGGCCAG GTTTTTGGAAACTGGTCTTATGGAACGATCGTCTTCACCGTCCTTGTCCTCACAGTCACActtaag CTTGCTCTGGACACGCGACACTGGACGTGGATCAACCACTTTGTGATCTGGGGATCTCTGGCTTTCTATGTGTTTTTCAGCTTCCTCTGGGGAGGAACAATATG GCCTTTCCTGAGCCAGCAGCgtttgtactttgtgtttgcCAACATGCTGAGTTCAGTGTCAGCCTGGCTGGTGATCATCCTCCTCGTCCTGCTCAGTCTACTGCCAGAGATCCTGCTTGTGGTGTTCCGCAAGACCCACAGCCCCAACACtcgacag gagacagagagacaaagtgtGTATGGTTCTCTCAGTGTAGTGATGTCATCGGTGTCTCTTGCCTCGCCCTTCCAGAAGAAGCTGGTTCAGTCGAGCGTGGGGGGACTCCAGTCTCCCCAGTCTTCAGCCAGACCCCTGCTCATGAGAACCTTTTCTGATGAGTCCAATACTGTCATTTAA
- the atp11c gene encoding phospholipid-transporting ATPase IG isoform X2: MLRRRINRLLGRDERRADSRTINVGHRTGTSNEAIIPAKFCDNRIVSAKYTVWNFLPKNLFEQFRRIANFYFLIIFLVQVIVDTPTSPVTSGIPLFFVITVTAIKQGYEDWLRHKADNEVNKYPVTVLEDGLRIRKESEKIKVGDVVEVEEDETFPCDLILLQSCRDDDTCFVTTASLDGESNHKTHYTVPDIEKDLDSLNATIECEQPQPDLYKFVGRMHLYTNNQEPAVRSLGPENLLLKGATLKNTQRIFGVAVYTGMETKMALNYQGKSQKRSAVEKSINAFLLVYLCILVSKALVCTTLKYVWQGKPGQDEPWYNEKTQKEKDTNLYLKMFTDFLSFMVLFNFIIPVSMYVTVEMQKFLGSYFITWDQDFFDPEIEEGALVNTSDLNEELGQVEYVFTDKTGTLTQNNMEFIECCIDGFQYRYQDANSEVDGPCVTDGPLNKLQQKAGREREELFLRALCLCHTVQVKESTERSQDQVDGLTDGVDGLGVDGEGIHPPQEQIGLIASSPDEVALVKGAMRYGFTFLGLESKTMKIRNRNNDVEMYELLHVLNFDPVRRRMSVIVRAKSGDTILFCKGADSSIFPRVRQEEVENIRMHVERNAKEGYRTLCVAYKCLSAEEYNQADKGLKEARLALQDREERLMAVYNQLETGMSLIGATAVEDRLQEEAAETMEALQGAGMKVWVLTGDKMETAKSTCYACRLFQRNTELLELTVRTLDEGGRRREERLHDLLTEYHKKTVQDAPPAKAGVTRSWSSSNQDFGFIIDGATLSMVLNPSTESNAKLYKSLFLQICQNCTAVLCCRMAPLQKAQIVKMVKNSKGSPITLSIGDGANDVSMILEAHVGIGIKGKEGRQAVRNSDYAIPKLMHLKKLLLAHGHLYYVRIAHLVQYFFYKNLCFILPQFLYQFFCGYSQQPLYGAVYLTMYNICFTSMPILAYSLLEQHICIQDLLDNATLYRVIAKNAMLRWRPFLYWTLLGVFHGLLFFFGVRFLFSNPALQDNGQVFGNWSYGTIVFTVLVLTVTLKLALDTRHWTWINHFVIWGSLAFYVFFSFLWGGTIWPFLSQQRLYFVFANMLSSVSAWLVIILLVLLSLLPEILLVVFRKTHSPNTRQKKLVQSSVGGLQSPQSSARPLLMRTFSDESNTVI, encoded by the exons atgctgcGGAGAAGAATCAACCGTCTG CTCGgcagggatgagagaagagcaGACAGTCGGACTATCAATGTTGGACATCGGACAGGCACCTCCAATGAGGCCATCATCCCAGCCAAGTTCTGTGATAACAGGATTGTGTCCGCAAAG TATACGGTTTGGAACTTTCTTCCGAAGAACCTGTTCGAGCAGTTCAGAAGAATTGCCAATTTCTACTTCCTTATCATCTTCCTGGTGCAG GTGATAGTTGACACTCCCACCAGCCCAGTCACCAGTGGCATACCCTTATTTTTTGTGATCACAGTAACGGCCATCAAGCAG GGCTATGAGGACTGGCTACGGCACAAGGCTGACAATGAGGTGAATAAGTACCCGGTGACAGTGCTAGAGGATGGCCTCAGGATACGGAAGGAGAGCGAGAAGATCAAG GTTGGAGATgttgtggaggtggaggaagatgaGACCTTTCCCTGTGATTTGATACTGCTGCAGTCGTGCCGCGATGATGACACATGTTTCGTTACCACAGCAAGTCTGGATGGAGAGTCCAACCATAAA ACACACTACACAGTGCCAGACATAGAGAAGGATCTGGATTCTCTCAACGCCACCATCGAGTGTGAACAGCCACAGCCCGACCTTTACAA ATTTGTTGGCCGAATGCACCTCTACACAAATAACCAGGAGCCTGCAGTGAG GTCTTTGGGCCCAGAAAACCTACTGCTGAAAGGAGCCACTTTAAAGAACACTCAGAGGATCTTTG GTGTTGCAGTTTACACTGGCATGGAGACGAAGATGGCTCTCAACTACCAGGGAAAGTCTCAGAAACGCTCTGCTGTGGAGAA GTCGATCAATGCGTTCCTTCTTGTTTACCTTTGCATATTGGTGAGCAAGGCCCTAGTGTGCACGACACTTAAGTATGTGTGGCAGGGCAAACCCGGACAAGATGAGCCTTGGTACAACGAGAAAACCCAGAAAGAGAAGGACACCAATTTA TACCTTAAGATGTTCACCGACTTCCTGTCCTTCATGGTGCTCTTCAACTTCATCATTCCAGTGTCCATGTACGTGACGGTTGAGATGCAAAAGTTTTTGGGATCCTATTTCATCACATGGGACCAGGACTTCTTTGACCCAGAAATCGAGGAAGGGGCCCTGGTCAACACTTCGGACCTCAACGAGGAGCTGGGCCAG GTGGAGTATGTCTTTACTGACAAGACAGGCACCCTCACTCAGAATAACATGGAGTTCATCGAGTGCTGCATCGACGGCTTCCAGTACAGATACCAAGATGCAAACTCAGAGGTGGACGGTCCCTGTGTCACAGATGGACCGTTGAACAAACTACAGCAGAAAGCTGGCAGG GAGAGGGAAGAGCTGTTTCTACGAGCCCTCTGCCTCTGCCACACAGTCCAGGTGAAGGAGTCGACAGAGCGGAGTCAAGACCAAGTGGACGGACTGACAGACGGGGTGGATGGCTTAGGGGTGGATGGTGAGGGGATTCATCCACCACAGGAGCAGATAGGCCTCATAGCCTCCTCACCTGATGAAGTTGCTCTGGTCAAGGGTGCCATGAG GTACGGCTTCACATTTCTTGGTCTTGAAAGTAAAACCATGAAAATTCGCAACAGGAACAACGATGTTGAAAT GTATGAGTTACTCCACGTGCTGAACTTTGACCCAGTGAGAAGGCGAATGAGTGTTATAGTCAGAGCCAAGTCAG GTGATACAATCCTCTTCTGTAAGGGAGCGGACTCGTCCATCTTCCCCCGTGTCAGACAGGAAGAGGTTGAAAACATCCGCATGCACGTGGAGCGTAATGCAAAG GAGGGCTACCGGACTCTGTGTGTGGCCTACAAATGTCTCAGTGCAGAGGAGTACAACCAGGCAGATAAAGGACTGAAGGAAGCTAGACTggctctgcaggacagagaagaGAGGCTCATGGCTGTTTACAACCAATTGGAGACTGGGATGAGTCTGATAGGAGCCACTGCTGTAGAGGATCG GCTTCaagaggaggctgcagagaCGATGGAGGCCCTGCAGGGGGCAGGCATGAAGGTGTGGGTCCTAACGGGGGACAAGATGGAGACAGCAAAGTCCACTTGTTATGCTTGTAGACTGTTCCAGAGAAATACAGAGCTGTTGGAACTAACAGTGCGCACTCTGGacgaaggaggaaggaggcgcGAGGAACGATTGCATGACCTTTTGACTGAatatcataaaaaaactgtgcaggaTGCCCCACCAGCTAAAGCAGGCGTCACCAG GAGCTGGTCTTCATCAAACCAGGACTTTGGTTTTATCATAGATGGAGCTACTCTGTCCATGGTACTCAACCCCTCCACTGAGTCCAACGCAAAACTGTACAAGAGCCTGTTCCTGCAGATCTGTCAGAACTGCACAGCTGTTCTCTGCTGTCGCATGGCTCCTCTACAAAAGGCACAG ATAGTTAAAATGGTGAAGAACTCAAAAGGCAGCCCAATCACTCTTTCCATTGGAGATGGTGCCAACGATGTCAGCATGATCTTGGAAGCTCATGTTGGCATTG GTATTAAAGGTAAAGAGGGCCGGCAGGCAGTGAGGAACAGCGATTATGCCATCCCCAAACTCATGCACCTCAAGAAACTTTTGTTGGCTCATGGGCATCTCTACTATGTTCGCATTGCACACCTGGTGCAGTATTTCTTTTACAAG AACCTTTGCTTCATCTTACCTCAGTTTTTGTACCAGTTCTTCTGCGGCTATTCCCAGCAA CCCCTGTATGGTGCGGTCTATCTGACGATGTACAACATCTGCTTCACCTCTATGCCCATCCTGGCTTACAGCCTCTTGGAGCAGCACATCTGCATTCAGGATCTGCTGGACAATGCTACCCTCTACAG agtgATTGCCAAGAATGCCATGTTACGTTGGAGGCCATTCCTCTACTGGACATTGCTGGGAGTCTTCCATGGTTTGCTTTTCTTCTTTGGTGTTCGCTTTCTGTTCAGTAACCCAGCTCTACAGGACAATGGCCAG GTTTTTGGAAACTGGTCTTATGGAACGATCGTCTTCACCGTCCTTGTCCTCACAGTCACActtaag CTTGCTCTGGACACGCGACACTGGACGTGGATCAACCACTTTGTGATCTGGGGATCTCTGGCTTTCTATGTGTTTTTCAGCTTCCTCTGGGGAGGAACAATATG GCCTTTCCTGAGCCAGCAGCgtttgtactttgtgtttgcCAACATGCTGAGTTCAGTGTCAGCCTGGCTGGTGATCATCCTCCTCGTCCTGCTCAGTCTACTGCCAGAGATCCTGCTTGTGGTGTTCCGCAAGACCCACAGCCCCAACACtcgacag AAGAAGCTGGTTCAGTCGAGCGTGGGGGGACTCCAGTCTCCCCAGTCTTCAGCCAGACCCCTGCTCATGAGAACCTTTTCTGATGAGTCCAATACTGTCATTTAA
- the atp11c gene encoding phospholipid-transporting ATPase IG isoform X5 — MLRRRINRLLGRDERRADSRTINVGHRTGTSNEAIIPAKFCDNRIVSAKYTVWNFLPKNLFEQFRRIANFYFLIIFLVQVIVDTPTSPVTSGIPLFFVITVTAIKQGYEDWLRHKADNEVNKYPVTVLEDGLRIRKESEKIKVGDVVEVEEDETFPCDLILLQSCRDDDTCFVTTASLDGESNHKTHYTVPDIEKDLDSLNATIECEQPQPDLYKFVGRMHLYTNNQEPAVRSLGPENLLLKGATLKNTQRIFGVAVYTGMETKMALNYQGKSQKRSAVEKSINAFLLVYLCILVSKALVCTTLKYVWQGKPGQDEPWYNEKTQKEKDTNLYLKMFTDFLSFMVLFNFIIPVSMYVTVEMQKFLGSYFITWDQDFFDPEIEEGALVNTSDLNEELGQVEYVFTDKTGTLTQNNMEFIECCIDGFQYRYQDANSEVDGPCVTDGPLNKLQQKAGREREELFLRALCLCHTVQVKESTERSQDQVDGLTDGVDGLGVDGEGIHPPQEQIGLIASSPDEVALVKGAMRYGFTFLGLESKTMKIRNRNNDVEMYELLHVLNFDPVRRRMSVIVRAKSGDTILFCKGADSSIFPRVRQEEVENIRMHVERNAKEGYRTLCVAYKCLSAEEYNQADKGLKEARLALQDREERLMAVYNQLETGMSLIGATAVEDRLQEEAAETMEALQGAGMKVWVLTGDKMETAKSTCYACRLFQRNTELLELTVRTLDEGGRRREERLHDLLTEYHKKTVQDAPPAKAGVTRSWSSSNQDFGFIIDGATLSMVLNPSTESNAKLYKSLFLQICQNCTAVLCCRMAPLQKAQIVKMVKNSKGSPITLSIGDGANDVSMILEAHVGIGIKGKEGRQAVRNSDYAIPKLMHLKKLLLAHGHLYYVRIAHLVQYFFYKNLCFILPQFLYQFFCGYSQQPLYGAVYLTMYNICFTSMPILAYSLLEQHICIQDLLDNATLYRVIAKNAMLRWRPFLYWTLLGVFHGLLFFFGVRFLFSNPALQDNGQVFGNWSYGTIVFTVLVLTVTLKLALDTRHWTWINHFVIWGSLAFYVFFSFLWGGTIWPFLSQQRLYFVFANMLSSVSAWLVIILLVLLSLLPEILLVVFRKTHSPNTRQLSDGRLLQTSRMHQFL; from the exons atgctgcGGAGAAGAATCAACCGTCTG CTCGgcagggatgagagaagagcaGACAGTCGGACTATCAATGTTGGACATCGGACAGGCACCTCCAATGAGGCCATCATCCCAGCCAAGTTCTGTGATAACAGGATTGTGTCCGCAAAG TATACGGTTTGGAACTTTCTTCCGAAGAACCTGTTCGAGCAGTTCAGAAGAATTGCCAATTTCTACTTCCTTATCATCTTCCTGGTGCAG GTGATAGTTGACACTCCCACCAGCCCAGTCACCAGTGGCATACCCTTATTTTTTGTGATCACAGTAACGGCCATCAAGCAG GGCTATGAGGACTGGCTACGGCACAAGGCTGACAATGAGGTGAATAAGTACCCGGTGACAGTGCTAGAGGATGGCCTCAGGATACGGAAGGAGAGCGAGAAGATCAAG GTTGGAGATgttgtggaggtggaggaagatgaGACCTTTCCCTGTGATTTGATACTGCTGCAGTCGTGCCGCGATGATGACACATGTTTCGTTACCACAGCAAGTCTGGATGGAGAGTCCAACCATAAA ACACACTACACAGTGCCAGACATAGAGAAGGATCTGGATTCTCTCAACGCCACCATCGAGTGTGAACAGCCACAGCCCGACCTTTACAA ATTTGTTGGCCGAATGCACCTCTACACAAATAACCAGGAGCCTGCAGTGAG GTCTTTGGGCCCAGAAAACCTACTGCTGAAAGGAGCCACTTTAAAGAACACTCAGAGGATCTTTG GTGTTGCAGTTTACACTGGCATGGAGACGAAGATGGCTCTCAACTACCAGGGAAAGTCTCAGAAACGCTCTGCTGTGGAGAA GTCGATCAATGCGTTCCTTCTTGTTTACCTTTGCATATTGGTGAGCAAGGCCCTAGTGTGCACGACACTTAAGTATGTGTGGCAGGGCAAACCCGGACAAGATGAGCCTTGGTACAACGAGAAAACCCAGAAAGAGAAGGACACCAATTTA TACCTTAAGATGTTCACCGACTTCCTGTCCTTCATGGTGCTCTTCAACTTCATCATTCCAGTGTCCATGTACGTGACGGTTGAGATGCAAAAGTTTTTGGGATCCTATTTCATCACATGGGACCAGGACTTCTTTGACCCAGAAATCGAGGAAGGGGCCCTGGTCAACACTTCGGACCTCAACGAGGAGCTGGGCCAG GTGGAGTATGTCTTTACTGACAAGACAGGCACCCTCACTCAGAATAACATGGAGTTCATCGAGTGCTGCATCGACGGCTTCCAGTACAGATACCAAGATGCAAACTCAGAGGTGGACGGTCCCTGTGTCACAGATGGACCGTTGAACAAACTACAGCAGAAAGCTGGCAGG GAGAGGGAAGAGCTGTTTCTACGAGCCCTCTGCCTCTGCCACACAGTCCAGGTGAAGGAGTCGACAGAGCGGAGTCAAGACCAAGTGGACGGACTGACAGACGGGGTGGATGGCTTAGGGGTGGATGGTGAGGGGATTCATCCACCACAGGAGCAGATAGGCCTCATAGCCTCCTCACCTGATGAAGTTGCTCTGGTCAAGGGTGCCATGAG GTACGGCTTCACATTTCTTGGTCTTGAAAGTAAAACCATGAAAATTCGCAACAGGAACAACGATGTTGAAAT GTATGAGTTACTCCACGTGCTGAACTTTGACCCAGTGAGAAGGCGAATGAGTGTTATAGTCAGAGCCAAGTCAG GTGATACAATCCTCTTCTGTAAGGGAGCGGACTCGTCCATCTTCCCCCGTGTCAGACAGGAAGAGGTTGAAAACATCCGCATGCACGTGGAGCGTAATGCAAAG GAGGGCTACCGGACTCTGTGTGTGGCCTACAAATGTCTCAGTGCAGAGGAGTACAACCAGGCAGATAAAGGACTGAAGGAAGCTAGACTggctctgcaggacagagaagaGAGGCTCATGGCTGTTTACAACCAATTGGAGACTGGGATGAGTCTGATAGGAGCCACTGCTGTAGAGGATCG GCTTCaagaggaggctgcagagaCGATGGAGGCCCTGCAGGGGGCAGGCATGAAGGTGTGGGTCCTAACGGGGGACAAGATGGAGACAGCAAAGTCCACTTGTTATGCTTGTAGACTGTTCCAGAGAAATACAGAGCTGTTGGAACTAACAGTGCGCACTCTGGacgaaggaggaaggaggcgcGAGGAACGATTGCATGACCTTTTGACTGAatatcataaaaaaactgtgcaggaTGCCCCACCAGCTAAAGCAGGCGTCACCAG GAGCTGGTCTTCATCAAACCAGGACTTTGGTTTTATCATAGATGGAGCTACTCTGTCCATGGTACTCAACCCCTCCACTGAGTCCAACGCAAAACTGTACAAGAGCCTGTTCCTGCAGATCTGTCAGAACTGCACAGCTGTTCTCTGCTGTCGCATGGCTCCTCTACAAAAGGCACAG ATAGTTAAAATGGTGAAGAACTCAAAAGGCAGCCCAATCACTCTTTCCATTGGAGATGGTGCCAACGATGTCAGCATGATCTTGGAAGCTCATGTTGGCATTG GTATTAAAGGTAAAGAGGGCCGGCAGGCAGTGAGGAACAGCGATTATGCCATCCCCAAACTCATGCACCTCAAGAAACTTTTGTTGGCTCATGGGCATCTCTACTATGTTCGCATTGCACACCTGGTGCAGTATTTCTTTTACAAG AACCTTTGCTTCATCTTACCTCAGTTTTTGTACCAGTTCTTCTGCGGCTATTCCCAGCAA CCCCTGTATGGTGCGGTCTATCTGACGATGTACAACATCTGCTTCACCTCTATGCCCATCCTGGCTTACAGCCTCTTGGAGCAGCACATCTGCATTCAGGATCTGCTGGACAATGCTACCCTCTACAG agtgATTGCCAAGAATGCCATGTTACGTTGGAGGCCATTCCTCTACTGGACATTGCTGGGAGTCTTCCATGGTTTGCTTTTCTTCTTTGGTGTTCGCTTTCTGTTCAGTAACCCAGCTCTACAGGACAATGGCCAG GTTTTTGGAAACTGGTCTTATGGAACGATCGTCTTCACCGTCCTTGTCCTCACAGTCACActtaag CTTGCTCTGGACACGCGACACTGGACGTGGATCAACCACTTTGTGATCTGGGGATCTCTGGCTTTCTATGTGTTTTTCAGCTTCCTCTGGGGAGGAACAATATG GCCTTTCCTGAGCCAGCAGCgtttgtactttgtgtttgcCAACATGCTGAGTTCAGTGTCAGCCTGGCTGGTGATCATCCTCCTCGTCCTGCTCAGTCTACTGCCAGAGATCCTGCTTGTGGTGTTCCGCAAGACCCACAGCCCCAACACtcgacag